In Hirundo rustica isolate bHirRus1 chromosome 2, bHirRus1.pri.v3, whole genome shotgun sequence, one genomic interval encodes:
- the CAPN5 gene encoding calpain-5 isoform X2, which yields MFSSVKPYENQRYASLKKECQRRKQLFEDPLFPANDDSLFYKSRIQGIQWKRPKEICNDPRLFVDGISSHDLHQGQVGNCWFVAACSSLASRESLWQKVIPDWKEQEWNPEKPESYVGIFHFQFWRFGQWLDVVIDDRLPTLHNQLIYCHSNSRNEFWCALVEKAYAKLSGCYEALDGGNTADALVDFTGGVSEPIDLTEGDYIADEAKRNLLFERVLKVHNRGGLISCSIKATSAADMEARLACGLVKGHAYAVTDVRKVRLGHGLLSFFKSEKLDMIRMRNPWGEREWNGPWSDTSEEWQKVSKSEREKMGMTVEDDGEFWMTFEDFCKYFTDIIKCRLINTSYLSIHKTWEEAVLHGAWTRSSDPLKNRSGGCINHKNTFLQNPQYVFDVKKAEDEVLISIQQKPKRTSRKEGKGENLAIGFDIHKVELNRNYRMHTLQQKVASSIYINSRSVFLRTDLKEGRYVIIPTTFDPGLEGEFLLRIFTDVPSDCRELTLDEPPHTCWSGMCGYPQVVSQIHVLAAAGLKNQDSQGGADPYVIIKCEGQKVRSPVKKNTVSPEFDVKGLFYRKKPGQPIIVQIWNHNLLSDEFLGQVVLTGDPSDRQSVHTLHLQDKGNRRSNDLPGTIAVMLLSSNVLTNV from the exons GAAATCTGCAATGATCCACGTCTCTTTGTGGATGGGATCAGCTCCCATGACTTAcaccaaggccaggttgggaaCTGCTGGTTCGTGgctgcctgctcctccctggcatCCCGGGAGTCTCTGTGGCAGAAG GTCATCCCAgactggaaggagcaggagtgGAACCCTGAGAAACCCGAGAGCTATGTGGGGATCTTCCACTTCCAGTTCTGGCGTTTTGGTCAGTGGCTGGATGTGGTGATTGATGACCGCCTGCCCACGCTCCACAATCAGCTCATCTACTGCCACTCCAACTCCAGGAATGAGTTCTGGTGTGCCTTGGTGGAGAAGGCTTATGCCAA GCTGTCAGGCTGTTACGAGGCCCTGGATGGAGGCAACACAGCTGACGCCCTGGTGGATTTCACTGGTGGGGTCTCTGAACCTATCGACCTGACCGAAGGGGACTACATCGCTGACGAGGCGAAGCGAAACCTCCTCTTTGAGCGCGTGTTGAAGGTGCACAACAGGGGGGGCCTCATCAGCTGCTCCATCAAA GCCACATCAGCAGCTGACATGGAGGCTCGCCTGGCCTGCGGACTGGTGAAGGGCCACGCCTACGCGGTGACGGACGTGCGGAAGGTCCGTCTGGGCCATGGCCTTCTGTCCTTCTTCAAGTCAGAGAAGCTGGACATGATCCGCATGCGCAACCCGTGGGGCGAGCGGGAGTGGAACGGCCCTTGGAGTGACAC CTCTGAGGAGTGGCAGAAAGTGAGtaaaagtgagagagagaagatgGGAATGACAGTGGAAGATGATGGAGAGTTCTG GATGACCTTTGAAGATTTCTGCAAATACTTCACGGACATCATCAAGTGCCGTCTGATCAACACCTCCTACCTGAGCATCCACAAGACCTGGGAGGAGGCAGTGCTACACGGGGCATGGACCAGAAGCAGTGACCCCTTGAAAAACCGCTCCGGAGGCTGCATCAACCACAAGAACACTTTCCTGCAGAACCCCCAA TACGTGTTTGATGTGAAGAAGGCAGAAGATGAAGTGCTGATCTCCATCCAGCAGAAGCCCAAAAGGACCAGTCGCAAAGAGGGCAAAGGAGAAAACTTGGCCATAGGTTTTGATATCCATAAG GTGGAGTTGAACAGGAACTACCGGATGCACACCCTGCAGCAGAAGGTGGCCAGCTCCATCTACATCAACTCCCGCAGTGTCTTCCTGAGGACGGACCTGAAGGAAGGCCGCTACGTCATCATCCCCACCACTTTTGACCCTGGTCTTGAAGGCGAGTTCCTTCTCAGGATTTTCACAGACGTGCCTTCAGATTGCCG AGAGCTGACGCTGGATGAGCCACCACACACCTGCTGGAGTGGGATGTGTGGCTACCCACAGGTAGTATCCCAGATCCATGTCCTTGCTGCAGCTGGCCTCAAGAATCAGGACTCCCAAGGAG GAGCTGACCCTTACGTGATCATCAAGTGCGAAGGACAGAAGGTTCGCTCTCCGGTGAAGAAGAACACGGTGTCACCAGAATTCGATGTGAAAGGCCTCTTCTACCGCAAGAAGCCGGGACAGCCCATCATTGTTCAG ATCTGGAACCACAACTTGCTAAGTGACGAGTTCTTGGGCCAGGTGGTGCTCACGGGGGATCCCAGCGACCGGCAGTCGGTGCACACGCTGCACCTCCAGGACAAGGGGAACAGGAGGTCCAACGATCTCCCTGGAACCATTGCTGTgatgctgctcagcagtaacgTCCTCACTAATGTCTGA
- the OMP gene encoding olfactory marker protein: MAAEAGTLALPITCDEQLTRRMRLRFQSLQQKNVRPQDGEKLLRPNEHIYRVDFIQQHQLHFLRWDVQLERPGKVTVTGTSQHWTPDLTHLMNRQLLEPVGIFWKRLGAKEVECNEADAQEFGERIAELAGIRKVMYFLLTFTGGLEPAQLKGSIVFKA, from the coding sequence ATGGCAGCTGAGGCAGGGACGCTTGCGCTGCCCATCACCTGCGATGAGCAGCTCACCCGGCGCATGCGGCTGCGATTCCAGAGCCTGCAGCAAAAAAACGTCAGGCCCCAGGACGGTGAGAAGCTGCTGCGCCCCAATGAGCACATCTACCGAGTGGATTTCATCCAGCAGCACCAACTGCACTTCCTCCGCTGGGACGTGCAGCTGGAGAGACCGGGGAAGGTCACGGTGACTGGCACCTCCCAGCACTGGACTCCTGATCTCACCCACCTGATGAACCGACAGCTGCTGGAGCCGGTGGGCATCTTCTGGAAGAGGCTCGGGGCCAAGGAGGTGGAGTGCAATGAGGCAGAcgcccaggaatttggggagCGGATAGCAGAATTAGCTGGGATCCGCAAGGTGATGTATTTCCTCCTCACTTTCACTGGTGGCCTCGAACCGGCTCAGCTGAAGGGCTCCATTGTTTTTAAAGCCTGA